TCAGGCATCATGATATGGATCTCTTCCTCTGAGCTCTCGGGACCAAAGTGTCACGTCGAGAAAAAATTGGACAATCCCATGCTAAGATGTTCGGTCCAGCTCTCTCGACTGTCAGACAAAAAGTATTTATTGACATTCCCACTATAGTCCCGTGAAAAAATAAttgtctttgtcttttttttccaaagcaGTCATGGGAAATTTCTGCATCAACTTCAGGTGACTGTGGATGTGGATGTGGATATCTCGagtatttcttatttcttttgaaattatctGGTTTAGCTATAGAATTGAATGAGATTTCGACTTGAGGTTAAATCATGAATTCATAAGGCAAACGGATACTAAGAATAATACAAGTCGTTTTGGAATACTCGCTAGTGTGTGTATTCAGTGGAAATGAAAAGCATTTTATTTTAGAGGGTCTAATGGTTACTCAGCGGAGAGGCATTAATTATGCTTTGGGAATAGCAAAGCTATTATCTAGTGAAGTTGATTGTCTCATAACAAGTaggatttttgtattttttttttgtttataatgatacaaatgatccgtgaattttgatttaatatgtaatgtaatcttgaacttttaatcgaccaatatagtccccgaactcttgccaatatgatttttgaattttttatttgatcaatatggttctcaaatttttgaaagatgttcaacttagtccccgaaCCGTAGGGAGACGTTAAATGcgatccttccattaattcaagtcaTAGGACGacattggacattttcttatagttcaaggactaagtTGTACATTAtactttatttttccctttgggaATAGCAAAATCAAAGACCGCAttatatattgagctaaagtttatgAGCCATAtactttatttttcccttttttttcttcaaagaaTCTTGTTAAGGGATTTCCTGAGGGGCACTCTTTAAACATGTTAACCACAAAGATATACTTGTAATGCATTATTTATGTATGTATCAAGATTACGCGGCACAttcaaaatgattagaaatgGCAATATTTCCTTATCGGATTAGCTAATGGgtacttttcaaataattctttttaaaCTGGTGCCTCGATGCACTTGTTAAGCAAGCAATTAAAGAAAATGTACGGATTCAATGCAATGCTAGTGCTCTTGTCCATGCTTCACACGGGTTCTTATCTTTACATTTATTCAAATACTTTATTAACAGCAAAAAACTCAAATTACACTTTTAAACGTTCAAATTTTATGGACATGATAATGGAGTCTATATGGGGTTGAATATAGACGAAACAATTGCTATCGTGCATATCTATATCATGACATAGTGGGACACTCGCATATATTTCTTTCTACTTCTAAGTGAATAATCAATTCTATTGCATGTATAAAAATGTTGACATAACAAAAAAATCTGCATGCACATTGAGATTTCAATAAATTTTGCTTTAATTTTGACTTTCTTGGCGaagctcttaaaaaaaaaatttgtaaatgaaAAGATTATATTTGTTTGAAAATGACAAGATTTACTCcattaaatttattgtatttcaTATCTAGGACTATAATATTTTGTAGATTCCTGGGTTTTGCGTAATTACATTTGAAAACCAAAATTTATCTAATAAGTGCGTCAAGGATTAGCCTTTAACAATACCCTAATGCGCATGTAGAGGGAGAGTACCGGTGACATGTTTAGAACTCAACTGAACATGCTTACTATTTTAATCACTTCAATTAGTAAGGGagtttgctaaaaaaaatgccttgattaatcaaataaaaaatattataattttcaATACATTGATTGTCTTCATGGTATGGTGGGATTAATATTTCGTAACTCGAATATTTTGCTACTAGGCTTGTGTCATGGGCCGACGCTTGCATGTAAGAACTTGCGGCAAACTTAAGCTTCCTTCGGTTCGTCGAATCGCCTAAGCCAAGCCTTTCCCCAGGATATCAATCGGTCACCGGCGTACTCATATcgtagagagaaaaagagaagagaaaggagcTCTAGGAGAGAATGTACTTCTATTTCTTAAGTGTTGGGTGATAAAAATGAGGGAGCAAGCACCCCTATTTACATACGAGGCCTTACAATTACTACCGTTAATTCCCCtcttgatccaacggtctaaATTCACTCTCCCCAACCACCACTACCCTTATTAATAATTACAAAGACTATCATCTCCCTCATTAAATACATGAACTGTCTTAAGTACGCAATTCCCAATACCGTACATAAGAGCCAATCTAGAATCCTCGTAACAAAACAAAACCCTAGAGACCAAGACACCTCAAGTCCCGCTCGCCGCAGCGATCGGGTACCGATCACGGAACCTCAGATCCGTGACACCTGGTCTTATTATGACCGAGCGGGTCGTgctctcttcttcctcaaatGGAGAGAAattgggagggagggagggaggcttaaaaaaaaattaacaaacgaacaaaagaaataaaagagaaaccGTTGTTGTTGTGCCCCCTCTCCCCAGCGCCCTGATTTGTCAACATACTGTCCTTGGGAACTAGAAAAAGGTAGgcaaagaaaacgaaagagcCCGGTTGGTTGTGTCGGGGCATGCAAAAATCCCAGGATTTCCATCAAGATTTGTGGGACACTACGTTGTCATCTTCCTCACTGCTCTCCCACCTAGGGTTCCTgttcaccctctctctctcccactgGTCACCACTCGTACTTGGTAAtggatcatattttttttattctgttttaCAGAGTTAAGAAGAGATTAATTAATTGAACATAAACTTCTTCcaattgtctttttttcccgATTATTGCCCCCCCACTTTTCCCCAAATCTTAGATATAAACTAaagaatcggtgagttaattTAGAGATTTCCTTGCACATCATTTCCCCAAGTCCTCTCTTCAATCAACACAAAAGTAACTAAAACTTCAAAACCATAAAGCAAAACAAAGTGtagactaaatttttttttttcttttcatctatcTTTCCAACATTCCCACCGTATCCCAAAAGCTATACACAACCTACCCTTTGGCTTGAAGAAATCCTTTGAAGCTAATGATGAGATTAGGACTCTGACAAACGTTGCTGAAGAAAATCATGAGGCAAGGAAAAATCCTAAGAAAATTCATGTTTTGCAGCATTGCAAATTCATCAGGGGCACCAAAAGACAAATGAGATTCCTTAAAATTAGTCAGATAAGCACAACAATGAGGGTATATCACTAAGTAGTCAGATATACATATCTTCTAATTAACCTTGAAATTTGGATAAGAAAAGCAATGACCGAGTTCTGTCACTATACTATCACCACTTGCTGTAACCTCTCTACACGAAATTAATAGAAAAGAGAACACAAAAAAAGCCATTGAAGAACTTATATAAGTTGAAGACAGAAATCACCTCCTAGACTAGAAAGAGAAGAGCAATTCTCTCCACAAAATTGGGGGATGTTCTGCCAGTAATTCCCTGAAAGTTTCATTCTTTTCACCTAAGTAAATGAAAGCCAATCTGCTAAATATACCTTCCCCTTTGAGTCTTTGACCATACCCAAATGTTTTTCAGTGTAGAGGAGCCCTATGAGGAGTCTTCTTCCTCCGGTTCATCAGGCTCGCCGAAGCCGGTTCGACCGGCCTGCACGGGCTGTTGTTGCAGACCAGCATGCTGGTCCGCTTCTTCCTCACGACAAAGTCGGTGGCCGCGGTGCAGGCTAGGGCCTTGCACCCGACCCCGCCGTACCCTCCGGATCCACTGGAGATTGTCCGGTTCGAGCCAGCCAGCTCGAGGACCGAGTCGGGGGTCAGGAGGCCGTCGTCCAGGCCCGGGTCGGGCAGGGGCAAGAAGTTGCACTCCAGGAGATAGTTGGAGAGCCCACCTTCTGTCCTAATGAGGTAGTCAATCTGCacgcagggaaaaaaaaaagttaacgaGAGAGAGACCAGAGAACAACAAAGCGAAGATAAGTAGATTCTTGACAATACCCAGATGAATTTACTCAACTTAGGTTGCCAAAATTCCAAGAATTAGGAGATTTATGGGGAAACCTGAGAACCCAATTGAATTAAAGTGCTAATGCAATCAAGAAAAATGATCAAGAGCAAAAAGAGAGACTAGAAACCCTAGAGAAGAGCAAAGAACCAAGAAGTCGCTATTGGGGTAATTAATAAACAGAAGCAGAGCTTTAATGGAGGTCTCATCAGCTTCATTAACTCCATAGTTATCACTAtcagctctttttttttttttttttttggttaagtaCCTTGCAATAAAGAGAACAGAAGAGAAAAGGGTCTTGGAGACTCCTTTCGCAAGTGCTGCAGGTGTTACCGGAGCCTCTGCACTGCTTCGCCTGCGGCCTCTGGTTCAAAAATACCACTTTTGCACTATTTGTTATGTATGCCTGCGAAATCAAGAaaccccaaaaagaaagaaacaaaacaaaaaaaaaacgtaaataGAAAAGAAACCTTAAAGCCCTCCTTGAAAATGAAACatggttttcctttttataaagaGAAAACACGGAGACCCATGTCCTTGTGCTTCCCTTGTCAGTATGGTTTAATCTACCCATCCATTTGAAATGGAAGAGGCCATATCAGATGTCTCGTGAGACCAAGAATCAATTACTCTTATGGGGTAGCAAGAATCCAACAGGAGAGATGTCTCACTCCAGCAAGCCGTGAAACATCACCAGGACAGAATAGAGGCAAAGCCCAtaattcacagagagagagagagaggagttgggtggggtggggtggtgAAAGATCAAAGAATTCGAATTATTCTTGCTCTCTTTGCACTCACTTGGACATAAGCACAGTCGATCAGCTTGGCAGCATCGTCCAGCCGGATGACATCATGGTACACGTACCTCCTTATCTGAGAATCAATCAAACCGTTTCGCTCCGTCACGAATCAGacccagaagagagagagagagagagagagagagagagagagagagagagagagaggaccaacCTGCAAGAGACGGTGGGAGCGATGGAGAGAGAAGCAGTGAGGGCACAAGCTGGTGCTGCAGTCCAAGCAGAAGATGTTCTTCTCGTTCTTGCGGACCTCCTCGTGAATTATGCAGGCGTTGAAGAACTTCTCCGTCAGCAGCGCCTGCAGCCACCTCGGAAGCTGCAGCTGGTGCGCTTCACCCCCCACAAACTGTttgatgaaaggaaaaaaacacaaaaacaacaaggcataaaaaaaaataataataaatcaagAATTCTAGCGTTAGAGCATGGAGAAACTCGAGAAAATTCAAATGGGTGCTCACCATCTTCGGATTTCGCTCAAAGGGTACGAAGGATTGCGAGAATTATGATCGTCACAGCGAGAGCTGAGAAACAGAGGGAGGCCAATGGAAGAGAtgatgttagagagagagagagagagagagagaaagaggtgtGCAGGAAAGGAGAACGGCGCCTGCGACAGATAGTAGTACTACTGTTACCAATGAAACGCAGAGAGAGGGTGGTGGTGTCATGTATCGGTAGGATTATCACTATTTTATAGGAGCGAGGGGGGGGGCTATTCTATTCTATTCTGATTTTATGGCAAAAGTGCCCCAAGCTCAGTTTTTTCTTGGGAAACAGATATGCTTATTATACAATTATATTTATAGATTATATTACATTTAACTCAACTAAATAATTAATCAAATGGCGAGAATTGacagcgagagagagatcaaatcatcaaaaagaaaatttgccttcttttctctttctggtTGCTGTttacaatgagagagagagagagagagagaaagtgctCAGGTCCCAAAaagtaaaaaccctaaaaacccTAACCATCTGGTTCTCTGCTTGTGGATggccacactctctctctctctctctgttactTGTTGGGGGTTGGcgtcgtggtggtggtggaggtggtggtgataAGCAGGTGCTAAATGACAAGACCAGGGTCAGTGTCCTTTCTCGCTTCTCAGTGGACAACGGTTGTCAAAAATTGTAGACAGAACAAAGAAAATTACAACACACAGGGAAGACAACATTGATGGGATGATGTTTAGTGAAGAGGTCCTTTGCCTAATCTGGAGggctaaaaatcctaaatcgatatatataatatatatctatactaaatttattttaaattaaattttgaagaattaaaaactttaaatttatacatatatgataaatttatcctttgttaattttgattaaattttacATTCAAATTACTAAACTTGATGACACGGGACAGTCGATATGTGCATCGGCTTATGATTTTTCACCCTccgtttgtcacaagtatatcattataataatccaatttaacagaaa
This sequence is a window from Rhodamnia argentea isolate NSW1041297 chromosome 3, ASM2092103v1, whole genome shotgun sequence. Protein-coding genes within it:
- the LOC115727694 gene encoding protein RGF1 INDUCIBLE TRANSCRIPTION FACTOR 1 — its product is MFVGGEAHQLQLPRWLQALLTEKFFNACIIHEEVRKNEKNIFCLDCSTSLCPHCFSLHRSHRLLQIRRYVYHDVIRLDDAAKLIDCAYVQAYITNSAKVVFLNQRPQAKQCRGSGNTCSTCERSLQDPFLFCSLYCKIDYLIRTEGGLSNYLLECNFLPLPDPGLDDGLLTPDSVLELAGSNRTISSGSGGYGGVGCKALACTAATDFVVRKKRTSMLVCNNSPCRPVEPASASLMNRRKKTPHRAPLH